The DNA window CAAATATAAAAAAGTAAAAATATCTGAAGACATTGAAACCAGTCTATTAAATATTTATAATATACTGAGAGAGCGAATGCAAAAAACAGATTACAATACTATATTAAGTCATTTTTATTCACTCAAATTGTATATAGATAAGGTACCCAGTCTATCCAAACTCTTAGCTAAAATCTATTATAATGAATTTGACCTGGAGAAATCGGTAGAATTTTTTGAGAAATATTCTGAATCTTACCCTTCTGATAATCTGTACATCGTTCCGGAAATATATATACAGTTTCTTGAAATTTTATGTGACTATTATATTGCCATTTTAGAAACGGATAAAGCCATTGAATGCCTCGAAGAATATATCTACATTGAGCCCTCCAACAACAAAATGCTTTTTAAACTTTCTAAATCTTATCTCAGTTTAAACAAATTATTAAAAGCTCACGATACAGCCGTTCGCCTGATACTCAGAGAACCTGAAAATTTTGATTACCTGATCCATATTTCAGACATATTTCTAAAACTAAAATATACAGAAGAAGCTCAGGAAAGCATTCAAAAAGCAAAGAAAATCAATCCGAAAGACCCTATCGTACTAAAAATTTTGAAAGAGCTAAAAAACCTCTAAAAATGAGGTATTTTTTTCTGTTGTCCGGAAAAAAAAGTTGCCCTAAGTTGTTATATATATAAGGAGTAAAGGATGCAAAGAAAATTTATTGTCATAATTATACTTTTTCTCTCTCTCAACTTTTCCTTCTGCGAAAACTCTCAAAATCAAAATCTTTCCAAAAAAGATAATTCGAAAACAGAAACCCCGGGCGGCCCTAAAGCCAGGGTCGCCTGGTTAAACGGAAAAGTAATCTTACAAAGAGAGGGTAAGGAAATAAAGGCCAGCACCGGTATGGAGCTTTTTCACAAAGATACTATCCGTACCGGCCCAAAGTCCAGTCTCGAAGTAATGCTGGAAAAGACCGGAATTATAAAAATAGCTGAAAATTCCCTGGTAAGCCTCCAGACCTTTTATGATCAGGAAGGTTCCCGACATAACCTGCAAATCAAAATGGGAAAAGTCATTTCGGTTCTAAAAAAACAGAACAAGAATTCCGAGTTTTCTGTTACTACTCCAACTTCTGTTGCGGGGGTAAGGGGAACTTCCTTTTTAACTATCGTAGAAAATCCGGAAACAATTCGCGCCACAAAGAAAAAGGTTCCCTGTGATACAAACTGTGTTGTACATTTTGCTGTAATCGAAGGATCTATTGCAGTAAAAAGGCACAACGAAAAAGATGAAGTTATTCTGGAAAGAAACACACAGCTTGAACTAATTCCTGGAAAGAAGCTTCATAGAAAACTTATTCGTCCTTTAGGAAAACGTTCACTTCGTGAACTAAAACACATGGTCATTTTCCACAAAAATGATTTGATAGGATACACAGGTCTTATCGAAGAACTGAAAAAGAATAACGAAGAATTGCGTCGTATTGAAATGCATATCGAACTGGAAGAAACCAGGGAGAAAATGATGCGCAATGCTTCCAGAAGAAACCTTGCAGATGAAGTCATTAAAACAGCAGAAAAAATAGACGATACACATTATATTAAAAAAGAAATTCATAAAGATAAACTTAAACTCGAAACCAATAAGAATTTCGAGGATTAAGCCTTAAATCCCCAGGCGAGTCCTCAGTGGCTCGCTTAGTTCCTCTCTTAAAAAAATCTTTTTAGCATTTTAAATTATTATTGAAAACTTTATAATTATAGCTACATAATACAAAATAAGCCTATCTGTGTAATGGTAAGTCCTTCCGCTTCGGGAAATTCCACTATATACAGTATAAAAGCCAAGCGTGATATTGCCTGGACAGGTACAGATGCTTATATGGAATCCGTAATCCGTGAACCGGAAAAAGTGAAGCCCGATGCAGCCGATCTCACAAGTGCAGAGAATATTAATACATCCCTTCCCAATGCAAATGTAAGCCCCCTTACTCACATTGCAGCAAGGCGAATCCAGACGATAGCCAAAACAGATACGGATCTTAACTCAGCGACCAAACAGGCAAATGGAGAAGTGAGCCTTCGTTTTAACTTATTTAGTAGTTCCGGTACAATAAACACCGGGCTTCCTTCCGGCACACCTGCACCGAATTTTGCTATCAGGCAAAGTTCTTCATCCAATGGAAGTATTGCCGTAAGTTCTGAAGTTCCGGATATTTCTCGCTATAATATCGATACTACAGACTTAAAAAACGAGCAAACACAAAAGCTTCTTCTTATATTAGGAGGGCTTGAACAATTAGCTACCGATTCAGGTAGCACCACTGATTTAAATCCTGAAGCTATTGAGAAAATCATGGACTCACTTGCTGAATCTATGGCTACAGGTGAGTTTAAAAGTACTAAGGAAAATGGAGAGGCCATTTCCATAGGTAGCGGAGAAAATGAAAAGAATATGGGAGACAATCCCCTCAATAACCTTCTGGCCAAAGCTATCAAACAGTATGCTTATGAAGGAGGTGCAGAATCCCTGGGGTTAAATCTCGAAAAGGTAAAGAAATCTATCACATTTTATGATAAGAGTGAACCCTCCTTTACACCCAGTCCCGGAAGTTATTCGGGTTTTCAGGGCATAGAACTTAAAGCCATAGAGAGTTCACAGGAAATTCGATATACACTTAATGGAGGTGCTCCAACTTGTTCTTCAGGTACGGTATACACATCTCCGATTCCTCTGACACAGGTTGGAAATTATAATATAAAAGCTGTAGCTTGCAAAAATGGTATTTCTTCAAGACTAATTGTAGGAGAGTTCAAGGTTTTAAAAAAACTTCTCTCCGAACCAAGTTTTAATTCGGATGCAGGGGAATACAACAATAGCCATACCGTTTCTCTTTCTCATGCGGAGGGTGGAAAACTGTATTATACACTTGATGGTAGCATTCCTGATTGTGAAGGAAAAAATGGAACTCTGTACAACTCGGCCATTACAATGAACGTTTCCTTCCGT is part of the Leptospiraceae bacterium genome and encodes:
- a CDS encoding FecR domain-containing protein, coding for MQRKFIVIIILFLSLNFSFCENSQNQNLSKKDNSKTETPGGPKARVAWLNGKVILQREGKEIKASTGMELFHKDTIRTGPKSSLEVMLEKTGIIKIAENSLVSLQTFYDQEGSRHNLQIKMGKVISVLKKQNKNSEFSVTTPTSVAGVRGTSFLTIVENPETIRATKKKVPCDTNCVVHFAVIEGSIAVKRHNEKDEVILERNTQLELIPGKKLHRKLIRPLGKRSLRELKHMVIFHKNDLIGYTGLIEELKKNNEELRRIEMHIELEETREKMMRNASRRNLADEVIKTAEKIDDTHYIKKEIHKDKLKLETNKNFED
- a CDS encoding chitobiase/beta-hexosaminidase C-terminal domain-containing protein; the encoded protein is MVSPSASGNSTIYSIKAKRDIAWTGTDAYMESVIREPEKVKPDAADLTSAENINTSLPNANVSPLTHIAARRIQTIAKTDTDLNSATKQANGEVSLRFNLFSSSGTINTGLPSGTPAPNFAIRQSSSSNGSIAVSSEVPDISRYNIDTTDLKNEQTQKLLLILGGLEQLATDSGSTTDLNPEAIEKIMDSLAESMATGEFKSTKENGEAISIGSGENEKNMGDNPLNNLLAKAIKQYAYEGGAESLGLNLEKVKKSITFYDKSEPSFTPSPGSYSGFQGIELKAIESSQEIRYTLNGGAPTCSSGTVYTSPIPLTQVGNYNIKAVACKNGISSRLIVGEFKVLKKLLSEPSFNSDAGEYNNSHTVSLSHAEGGKLYYTLDGSIPDCEGKNGTLYNSAITMNVSFRLATIACNGSLEESNPLIKKYVILNSPYGLSYKYMDSVYTINGSILPNYASVTGERITYSISPALPEGLIFSTLTGSIKGTPIVESPVSKYTVTARNAAGSVSAEIQITVNENAPSIMSYSETSVTYTQGVLIKPNTVIINGSGMTYSVSPNLPSGLILGS